The Bacteroidota bacterium genome contains the following window.
TTATTTTGCCAGTAATGCATAAGTTGGATTTCGTGGGTCTGTTTTTGCAGGAAGAAAATGCAACGATGACACATATAATCCAAACGGTAAAATATATAAATGTGAAATATTTGTTAACTATGGCGATAAATTGTTTCATGGTGGTATGGGTTATTATTATATATATATGCTTTGTTTTAATGTTACAAACTTGAGGTATTGTTTTCATACTGATTCCACACAATCTGTCGTCGTTTTTTTAGTCCGCCCACACATTCTGCGTTATCGGCAAAAAGTGCTTTTGCATTTCCACATAGTATGTGGTTTTGCGAAAAAAAGTTAGAAGTGCCACCTAGGTAGTGGAGAAAAGTGTTTACTTTGTTTTAAAAACCACATCATGCGGGGAAAAAACTTTTAAAAACCTTTATCCCATTCCAAACGTTGAACCTAATGCAAGTGAACGATTGCGTGTTTGGCAAAAAAGAGCCTCGAGAAATTGAAACTATTACATCAACGCCTCGATAAACTAAGCCAAACCCATGAGAGACTAAAAAAAATAATATTTAGCAAAATGAAGGCAGGCGTGAACAAGGCCATGGCAAGCCTAGCCTAATTTAAATGTGAATTACAAATTAAGAATTAGCTAAGCGTAATTTGTAATTCGTAAAATCGTAATTGAATATATATATGACAAACTTAGAATTCAACGGAACACATTTAGAATATTTGGTAGGCAAAGGATACCAGTATTATCTGTTTATGGTTACTAACCCGCACGATGTGCAAGGTGCTAAAATAGTAAAAGTATATCCCCACAAAACGGAGGAAGAAGCACAGGCCAAAAAAGAAAGCAGCGAAACCAGTGAGCACGATTATATACATAGCCTGCACACCGCCCCCGGCGATATAGTAGATGCTGCCAGTGGCATAAAAGGCACGAAGTATTATATACAGGATTTGTTTACTCTTTAGAAGTAGTCAGTAGTCAGCCCCGCCGCGGCGGTCAGTAGAAAGTAGTAAGTAGAAAGTCTTAAGTCGTAAGTAGTTTGGAAAAACTATTAATCCTGCCGTGGCGGGAACCATTAAACCCGCGGCGGCGGGTATCATTTACCATCATCTTCTACTTTAACAAATTGGGATACCTGTGCAATGCCGTTTGAGCTTGTAAGATATATATAATAAGTACCTGCAAATTGGTTTTCAACAGTTATGGAAATTATATTATTGCCAACCCTGCCCGTACCCATTTGTGTGGAAACCTCCCTGCCGATGCCATCGGTAATGGTAAGTGTATAGGCACTGTTTTCCAACAGTGTAAAGGACACGTCGGCGATATTGTTCACAGGTTGGGATTTATTTTACGCTACTAACTAAGCCAAGCTTTTTTGTTTCTGATTTAATTGTTTTTAAATACTTACTATTGCCATCAATGTCCACTTGTTTTATTCTATAATATAATATATTTGCTAAGGCTTGTTTATATGTATATTGGAGCTCGCCTGCATTGCTATTATATTCATTCCCTTTTATGGTTTCAATTTCAAAATAATCTTTACCATGAGTCAATATTTCAAGCATATTGTGGTAATATATTTGGTCGCTTGCTGCAGTCCAGTGTATGTTTACCTCCCTACTTTGTTGTTCGGCAGTAGAGCTTATTAAGGTTTCATTGGGGGGCTCAGAACTTATATTATTTTTTGGCGAGAAATGATTTAGGCTATTCATAGGTGCGTAAGCCGAAATGTTGTTGCTATTGCCTATCATTATTACTGATAATATAAACATGCTGATTAAATTTTTCATAGTTGTATTTTCTTTAAGTTTGTTATAGATTGTTTGACTTTTATTATAGTGCAAAGTAATATTAAATATATACCTCAATAAAATGATATGGGATACTTAAATAATATGATGCTCTTCATACACAATTATATAGCTGTTGTTTTATTATAATGACACAAGAAAAATCAATTGTGGATGGTGGGGACATCAATATTGATTTGGAGATTTGAAACCGCCTCCCTGAAGGTACTTTTGGCATTGTCTATATGATTGTCTTTTCTATATCTTGTCTCTAGTGAGACTTTATATCAACTATATATGATTTTTGGTTGTAGATGTCGAATTATTATAATAGACATCTTTCATAACCCTTCAGATTGCACTGCTTTTGATACCGCTGTTTTCGATACGCTTAGTCAAAAACCCAAAGGTTGTGCAATTGATAGCTTTGGTGCTTTTAAGGGCAAATACTTGTTAGGCACTATTTCTTTACCCGATTATTTCTGTACCGGCGACTCTGTTATATATAAAATAGTACCACCAAATGGCTATACCAATGCACAGCATGGAACCCAATGGAAGATAATTTCTGGACCAACCATAAAGACATTGTCGGGCAATACATTCCCATCATCATCGTACGTTTGCACTGCACCAAGTGCAAATGCCAATGCAAAAGTACTGGCGACACCACGCAAATTATTTCAGCAGCCAAGAGCAATAATTATGCAGTAAGTATTACAGATAAAGGTAAAT
Protein-coding sequences here:
- a CDS encoding T9SS type A sorting domain-containing protein, whose product is MNNIADVSFTLLENSAYTLTITDGIGREVSTQMGTGRVGNNIISITVENQFAGTYYIYLTSSNGIAQVSQFVKVEDDGK